DNA sequence from the Coturnix japonica isolate 7356 chromosome 3, Coturnix japonica 2.1, whole genome shotgun sequence genome:
GCCAATGACATGTATGCAGACACCGTGACCACAGTGATACTGGAAGTTCAGTCGAATCCCAAGATACAGAAAGGTAGGTAGCACATGCTTCTTCAATGGAGGTTTACTGCTGAATTTTGGACATCAGGCTTCAGGAGTTTTAGAACGCCTTAAAATggatttcctgctgctgtgcttcacCTCAGGGAACTTCTCAAGAGTTTTATGTTCCTTAAACACAGAATTACATGTACAGCTTTGCATTATTTGCAGCATGTGCACATGTCTTATCTATCAGTTTCTAGTTGGCGTTTGGTGTTCAGTTTTATGCTGTTCTCTGTCCTCTCCCACACTGTGTGATGTACTTCACTACagctaaagaaaacagagggaTTAGAAACGAGTCGCGGGGATTTCTCCCACTTTGAAGTAGATGAAagtaaaatgactttttctttccagctgcagtgcagaaagtTTCCACAAAAGTAGACACGGAAGAGTATCGCAAGAGAGTGGAAATGATGCTTCAGTAAGTCAGTGGatctttttctaaatgaaagcgATCACCATTATTTGTGTATATAGAGTAGTTTTATTACAGTACCACTTAAAGGTAGAGTTAATGTATTGACGCTTCTGTGTAGGCCTGGAGTTAAGTAAAGATTGAGGTACCCTGAAAAAGCTCTCGGTGTCATTGAGACTTCAAATCCAGGGCCTTTGGAAGCCTAAGGTTAATGGAGAGGaaatgtgtttgctgtttggCAGTTACCTGATGTGAGCCAACCTTTGTTCCAGGGATATGTTTGGAGAGGACTGTGTGAGTTCCAAGGAAGGCTCCATTCTGTGTGTCACCGTAGATGGCAAAACTGCAAACCTCTCACTGGAAACTCGGGTACGTACATGAAGCACTGGGAGTTATTtacctgtgtgtgctgtgcttgttCTCACATGCTTATTTTGTGCTCTCAGACGGCTGACTGCGAGCCAGGCAGTGAGGACGATGAATCCCTGCGAGAGATGGTGGAACTGGCTGCACAGAGGCTGTACGACGCCCTCAGCCCCGTGTACTGCTGACCTGTAGATACGTAGGACACATACAAAAAGCTTGTAACGTTCAAACTtggactttttgttttttataaagtGAATAAACGTTTTCATCAGCAACTCAAATGCGTTATATGAGTGGGAAACTAAGCTCAAAGAATGGGTGTGCAGTGTTACCCGTGTCATCTGCATTAGTGCTTGTGGATCATAATAAAGTGCGGTTCCCTCACATCTCCTTCCGGAGCCCTTTAAGGCTGTAGCCTTCCCTGTCGGCCCCGCCTTCCCCCCGCTGTGGTAGGCGGACATCCGCCCGCCATGGCGCTGGCTGAGGCGGTTCGTGGCCGGCTGGTGTCATGGCCGCGCGTGGTGCTGTTCGGGGACTCCATCACTGAGGTAACggctgcgggcggcggggcgaggtgaggggccgggccgggctctAACCGTGTGCCCCGCCTCAGTTCTCCTTCCAGGAGGGCGGCTGGGGAGCGACCCTCGCCAACAGGCTGGTCAGGTAAGAGCAGAAACCCCCCGGCTGTGGGTTCGCTGTGGGATGGCAGATGGAACCCTGGTGGTGGTGGCTCCTTCTCTGGGCGCATTGAACACCATTGAAATCTCGCTGGTTCTAATAGTGGCACAGACACCTCAAGGCAGAACTTGTCAGGTGCTGCTCAGAAGAGCTGAGGGGTTTTGATattgtgtgtttgtttcagaaaatgtgACGTTGTGAACCGTGGGTTCTCAGGGTACAACACCAGGTGGGCCAAACTCATCCTGCCGCGGCTGCTGGCTCCGGGTGCTGCTGCCgagagcactgctgctgtcaccgTCTTCTTCGGAGCTAACGACAGTGCTTTGAGAGGTATGGAACCTTCCATTTCTCTGTGACCTTTCCTCCTCAGGCAGCAGAAAAGGCAGGACTTTGCCCAggccttccctccttccctccttccctttgagacagttgctcttttttctgttcttacagcAGATTGTTTGCAATTGTCATGTTTGTATTTGAACTACGTGctgccatagaatcatagaatcacaaggttggaaaggacctacaagatcatctagtccaaccgtcctccctttaccatacctacagaaaaccactaaaccatatctcctagctccctgtccagatgcctcttggacactgccagggatggatACAGAACCTTCTCTTTCTTGCTGACCAAGAGATAGAAGTTCAATAACAATAGTAAACATGGAGGGACACAATAATGAGTCACATATCCAGCATTTAGAGTTGAGCACCTGGTGGCTTCTTCTACCTTTGATGGATCTTTATTAGATGAGGGAACAGAGGCAGACAGCCTTTGTATTGTCCTTAAGATAAGCATGACAACACACAGGGCAAGTGTCATCAGAAGGTGAGGTCAGTGTGTGAAGGGCTGGCTGTGACACCCACAGGCAGTGATGAATTTTTCCTAGTTTTAGTTTAGATGAAGTTTGAGGTGATTTTGTGGTCGGATactgaaaaagaactgaaaatgagacaTGCTCGTGGCTGTACAAAGCACCGTAGTCATCGTGTGGTACATCCGTAAGCAGCTCCGTCTCACAGCACTGATGTTTCCTCTGCCCCCTTGCAGATGTGAACCCGAAGCAGCACGTTCCTTTGGAGGAATACGCCGCCAACCTGACGAGCATGGTGCGCTACCTGAAGTCCATCGGCATCATTGAGGACAGGATCATTTTGATAACGCCGCCCCCTCTTCAGGAATCAGCTTGGGAGAAGGAGTGCCTCGCCAAAGGTAAAGGAACGCTACGTGGGGGCAGAATTTTAACACTGGGGCTTCTGGGGCACCTTCGGGGTACATATTTGCAGTGCTTAATGATTCAGAGTCTTGCCTGAAAACGTAATGGCCGTTTCCTGCTGTCAAGAAAGTAGTTTCCGCCTACTTGGATTGGGATGGTTCTGATGCAGTTTGTACTGGGCGCTGTCTGCTGAGTTCATAGTGAGCCGTGTGgtttctgagtgctgctgtcCCTCCCTGTGTGAAGGTGACAAGCTGAACCGCCGCAACGTCACCACTGGGGAGTACGCGCAGGCCTGTGTTCGAGTGGCCAGGGACTGCGGGACTGATGTGCTCGACCTGTGGACGCTGATGCAGAAGGATCAGGTAATGTAGCACCAGGTGGGCTTTGGGGCTGTCATAGGTTGTGAAATGCATAATTCTCCATAGAGGAACCAACAGCAGCGCTGCATTACCACATGAACAATATCATCTGCGCCATCACACAGCCATTTCTACATGAAAGCGGTGACTTGGGCTGCCAAAGCCGCCTCTTAATGTTCTAATCCCAAGGGCTTCCCTGTGTGCCAACTAGTTTTGAATAATGTACTTAAAAATCCCTCATTGCAACTAGAGCAGCCCAATAACACGTGGCTTCTGCTTCCCCTGTAGGATTTTTCTTGCTATCTGTCTGACGGGCTTCACCTGTCACTGAAGGGGAATCACTTTCTCGTGGGACAGCTCTGGTCACACCTGGAAAACAGActctcagctctgccttcatTGCTTCCTTACTGGCGGGACGTGGATCCCCAGCACCCTGAGCTCACCCTGCTGGGAGGGGCCCAGGAGTGAAGCCCAGCCCAGCTGATGGAGTGAGTGCAGGTACAGCTGCCTTGTacctctgtgctcctgctgctggtgaTGAAGATTGACGTGGACTGTCTGCTCTGTAATCATTTCTTCCAATAAAGATTGGCCGAGGGCTGGAAACGGCGCTGGATGGACGTCgtcaccttcctgctgcagctgctggcaacaagcagcgtgtgtgtgtgtgtgtgtggcagtgTCTGGAATagggctcagagcagaggatggGGTGTGTGagggcagagctctgccccCACCTCACAGGCTGTCAGCTGGAGGGGCCTCATCTTTTACAAAACAGCTGCACACACAACTTTTGTGTAATtgattttaatataaaaagctTTTACTGTACTGGGAATTAAATTAACTCCTCACACGTGTACTTTGCACTgaatcaaaaaacaacaacaacacaaaaaccaacacaacaaccaaaccaaGCGCGGTATATAACAGAAGGGCTATGGACAGAACACCGTAAGGCACACATTCAAGTATCAGTGTAACAAGGATCCGGctggaaggcagagcagcactcacTCTCCTCACAGGTTTGCTTCCTTCCCATCACATTTAGGAACACCAAGGCTcgccccagctctgcctcc
Encoded proteins:
- the IAH1 gene encoding isoamyl acetate-hydrolyzing esterase 1 homolog, yielding MALAEAVRGRLVSWPRVVLFGDSITEFSFQEGGWGATLANRLVRKCDVVNRGFSGYNTRWAKLILPRLLAPGAAAESTAAVTVFFGANDSALRDVNPKQHVPLEEYAANLTSMVRYLKSIGIIEDRIILITPPPLQESAWEKECLAKGDKLNRRNVTTGEYAQACVRVARDCGTDVLDLWTLMQKDQDFSCYLSDGLHLSLKGNHFLVGQLWSHLENRLSALPSLLPYWRDVDPQHPELTLLGGAQE